CCGAGCGCAGGAAGGGCGGACCTTCGATTCGGGGCGGTACTTCTGTGGTGATGATGAACTCATTCGATTTAATGGATGCACTTATGCCTTTCTGAATCAATGGGGCGGCAGGGATTTTGAGGACGTCATGGCGAGATTGCGTGATACGTTTCCTGACAAAGAGATTGCCTTCACGCCCTCTGAATAGCTGCCATTCGTACTTCCTATAAAGGCCGACAAGAGCCTGAAGGATCAGAAGGCTTTGTGGCAGTCCATCATGCCCGAGACCAATGATGCCGTTGTCCCCGTGTTCATCGCTCGCAAGGCTGAGATCGATACGGGGTTCAGCGCTGCCACCGCGGATGCCGTCGCGTGGGGTGGAGCAGCCCGGTAGTTCATCAGGTTCATAACCTCAGGGCCGCAGATTCAAATCCTGCCAGCGCAACGAAGCTTTGAGCAAACGCCGCCCCTCCTCAAAAACATGGGGACCAGCGGGGGCCGGATCTCATCGGGCAGGGGCCCCCGCGATCTTCCTTCCCTCTCCAGCGCCCCCTATTGTCGTTCTCCGTAAAAGGAGAGGGTGCGCTGCATCTCTGCCGTCTATTGCCGTTTGGCATTCAGGCTCCATATTATTGCCAGATGCAGGAGGCGCAGATGCAGCTACACCCGATCGCCCCAACCCCGTTCCATCAGCAAGACCCCGCGATCACCGACGCGGAAGCCGGTGCACTGGCGCGGGCCACGGTGAACCTGTTTCGGGCCTGGGGGCTGAGCGATGCCGAGGCCAGAAACCTTTTGGGTGGCATGGCGGCACGGACCTGGGCGCGGTGGAAGGATGGCGAGATCGGCCGGATCGACCGGGATCTGCGGATGCGTATGGCGCATCTGATGGGCATCCATAAGGGGCTGCGCTATCTGTTCAGGGAAGGGGACCGCGGTTATGCCTGGGTGCGCAAGCCGAACGCGGCGTTTGCCGGCAAGTCCGCCCTCGACATCATGATGCGGGGCGAGTTGTCCGATCTGGCACTGATGCGGGACTGGCTCAACGCCGAGCGCGGCGCATGGTGAGCGGCGAGGCGGTGTTGCGGCGGGTATGCTGGGAGACGACCTGGCGAATCATCCGCTCAATCTGGCCGCCCATCGACCTGTTCGAGGACATCGCCGATCCGCATGATTGGGAGGCGCTGGTTGCCGTCGAGGCCAAGACCAATCCCCGTGTCCGCGACGAGGTCGGCGATCTGGGCAAGGTGCCTCCGGCGCGCCGGATCGGCGGGCCCGGAGCCAGTCTGGTGATGGCGCCGTTCGTTCACTGTTCGCCCGCCCGCCCGGGGCGTTTCACGAATGGCAGCTACGGCATTTATTATGCCGGCGATCGCGAGGAGGTCGCCCTGGCGGAGACCATTCATCATCACGGACAATTCATGGCGGCAACCGGCGAGGCTCCCGGCTGGACCTCGGATTTCCGCGCCCTGATCGGTGCGATCGATCGGGACCTGCATGACGTGAATGCCGTGCCGGAGGTTCTCCATCCCACCGATTACGCCGCATCGCAGGCGGAAGGTGCTGTACGTCGCGCTGCGGGCAGCGACGGCCTGGTCTGGAACAGCGTCCGGATGCCCGGCGGGCAGTGTATCGGGGTATTCTGGCCCGATGTGGTGACGATCCCGGTTCAGGGCGCGCATTTCTGCTATCACTGGAATGGTACACGGGTGGATTTCGTGAAGCGCTATGGAACCGGAGAGATTCTGGAAGTGAGGTGAGACGTGGAAGAGGGGGACCCGGATGCACCATCCTCTCCGGTCTGTTACGCCGCCGAGGCCGATGATCTCTATATGGGCTATGCCGGGCGGGACGAGATCCTGGTCCTGCTGACCGATCTTCTGCGCCGGGAGGATATGGTGGGGCGGGACGAGGCGGTGCGGGCGGTGCTGACCGGGGAAATCCGGCGGCTGGGCGGCACCCCGCCGGAACCGGGCGATCTTCAGGCAGCGAGGGCTGTGCCGGCGGCGGATGTTCTGCGCCGGCTGGCGGATCTGCTGCCCCGGCTGCGCGATGACGGCCTTCATGCGGTCTTGCGGCGGCTGGTCGATCGGTGATCGGGCAGGTTCGCGCTTGCCTTCGGCGCCGGGGAAGCGGAGGGTGCGGCGCTGATGCAGCACCTGAAGGAGACCGGACATGTCCGACCAGGGTGACGACTACGTGTATGACGAGGCCACCGGCGAATGGCTGCCGGCCTCGGAGTTGGCGGCCTCGCAACCCGAGGGCCAGGCCCCCGCGGGGGAGCGGGTGGTGAAGGATGCGGCCGGCAATGTGCTGGCGGATGGCGACCAGGTGACGCTGATCCGGGATCTGAAGGTGAAGGGCACCAGCCAGACGCTGAAACAGGGCACCGTGATCCGGTCGATCCGCCTGACGGCGAATGACGAGGAAATCGACTGCCGGCACGAGTCCATCAAGGGGCTGGTGTTGCGGACCGAGTTCGTGCGCAAGCGCTGATGATCCGGACCGGTACCGGTGGTTGCGGTGCATGCCGCGTCACCTGTACAGTCGGGTGGTCCCACAGCCCCGAGAGGCCATGTCCGAGATGATGCCGACCGTCTATCAGAGCGATCTGTTCATCCCCCGCTACCGGCCGATCAGCCGCGGGCGCTGGGAGCTGCGGGTGGTGTCGATGAACATGGCCCCGGGCTATTGGACGATGTCGGCGCTGGTCGAGAATATGGCCGTGCTGCTGCGCGACCGGCAGAGCTGGATGTCGACCACCCCGCTCGAGATCGAGAGCCAGGAGATCGGCGTGCATCTGGCACGCGGCCATGTGCTGATCTATGGCATGGGCATGGGCTGGTCGGCACTGGCGAGCGCGCTTCAGGATACGGTCACCGCGGTGACGGTTGTCGAGTTCGACCCGGATGTGATCGCGCTGCATGAAGAGCTGGATCTGGCGGCACAGCTGCCCGAGGCGGCGCGGGCCAAGCTGAAGATCGTGCAGGGCGATGCCTATGCCTATGTGCCCGACCGGCCGGTCGACCTGCTGATGCCCGATATCTGGCTGCCGATGCTGAATGACGGCCGGGTGGACGAGGTGCGGCAGATGCAGGCGAATGTGCAGGCCGGCGCGATCTATTTCTGGGGCCAGGAGCTGGAGATCGCCCGCCATGCCGTGGCGGCCGGCCATGCGCTGGACGATGACGGCATCGCCGCCGCCATTGCCGGGATGGGCCTGCCGCTGGTCGGCCCCGAACACCCCGGCTATACCGACAAACTCGTCGCCGCTGCCCGGCGCTGGCTGCGCGACCGCTGGCTGCCGGGCTCCACGCCGCCCTGGTGAGGCCGGCCCTGTCGCCCTCCTGCCGCCTGGCTCAGCCGCCCCCGCCGCATTCCAGGCGGAAGGCGGTGCGCAGATGCGCTTCGGCGGCGGCCGTATCGAGCCCCCGGGCGCCCGAGAGCAGCAGCCCGGCCAGGCCGTCATAAAGCGCCCCCAGCCTGAGCGCCGTGGCGTCGGGGGCATCCGCCCGCCAGCAGCCCGCGGCGTCGCCGTCGCGCAGGACGGCGGCCAGGCTCTCCTGCATGCGCTGCCGCACGGTCGAAAGCGCTTCGGCGAGCGCTGTATCGGTGCCGGCAAGATCCGTCGCCTCAATCCAGAGCCGCCAGTAGATCCAGGCATCGGGCGCGAAGGCGGTGGCGAGATAGCGCTCCATCGCCACCGCCGGCGGCCGGTTGCCGTCGTTGATGTCCCCGGCCACGGCGTCGAAGATCGCCGACCAGGCCAGCGCCCGCAGTTCCGGCCAGCGGAAATAATGGTTGAGCAGCCCCGTGCCGACGCCGGCGCGGTCGGTCACCATCCGGGTGGTTGCCGCCTTCAGCCCCGCCGTCAGCAGCACCTCCGCCGCCGCGGCAAGGATGAGATCCCGCCGGCCACGGGGCGCATCGTCATGCCGTGCCACATGTCCCTCCTTGACTCGTTGAGCGGTTGCTCAATAGATTGAGCACATGCTCAATAGCGGGAGGATATCATGCCGGGCCCACTCCGCACCACACCAGCGCGCAACACAGCCGTGGACACCATCCGCCTGGTCGGGCTGGTCGGGATCTGCGTGGTCAATCTGCCCTTCATCGCTCTGCCGGGTGCGGCCGGGCTGGTGCTGCCCGATGCCGGCCTCGACCGCCTGGCCATGCTGACGGTGGAGACATTGTTCCAGGCCAAGTTCTTCCTGCTGTTCTCCTTCGTGTTCGGCTGGAGCTTTCATCTTCAGGATCTGGCGGCACGGCGCACCGGTGCCAGCCCCGCCCGCCGGCATCTGCGCCGCATGGCCGCGCTGGCGGTGATCGGCGGCCTGCACGGCATCCTGGTTTTTCCGGGCGACATCCTGGTGATCTATGCCCTGCTCGGCTGCGGGCTGGTGGCGGTGCGGCATCTGTCTGCGCCGGCGCTGGCCAGGCTTGCGCTGGCGATGCTGCCGCTGGCGGCGCTCTGTCTGACAGTGCTCTGGGTGTCGCTGCCGGAAGCGGCGTTCAGCCAGCCCCCGGCCGGCGACGCGCTGTCGCGGCGGATCGACGAGTGGCTGTCGACGCTGGGTTTTCTGCTGGCCTTTCAGGGCCCGCTCGCCTTCGGGGCGTTCTGCCTGGGGCTGGCGGCGGGCAAGACCGGTTTCTTCGCCCCCGACCATCCGTGGCAGCGCCGGCTGGACCGGGCGCTGCCCTGGCTGCTGGTGATCGGCCTGCCGCTCAACCTGTTTCATGCCGCAGCGACCGGCGGGCTGCTGCCGGCGGAATGGGCGCTCGCCACCCTGGCGGGGGTCTGGGCACTGGCGCCGGGGGCGCCGATCCTGGCGGCCGCCTGGCTGGCGCTGATCCTGCGGCTGACGCGGCGCCGGCCGCTGCCCGAGATCCTGGTCGCGGCCGGCCGCAACTCGCTGTCGATCTACGTGCTGCAGGGCGTGCTGGGGGGTGTCACCTTCTATCTGGTCGGCCATGGAAGCGTGGGCCAGGCGCGGCTGCTGGTCGTGGCGCTGCCGCTGGCCGGGGCCACCATTCTGGCGCTCGCCGCCTGGGCGGTGATTGCCGGCCGCGGGCCGCTGGAGCGGCTGCTGCGGCGGATGTCGGGGGCCTGAATGTGGGGGTCTGAATGTCGCGAAACTGACCGGGCTTCAGCGACGGCCGGCTGACCGGTCGCCAGACGACCGGCGGGCCAGGAGCATCAGCACCGCCACCGCGAGCGCCGATTTCACCAGCCCGCCGGCGATGAAGGGCAGGACGCCGTGTTCGATGGCACGGTCGAGACCGATCTTCGTCGACAGCCAGGCAGCCCCCAGCGCCAGACAGATCGCATGGGCAAGGATCATGGCCGCCAGCGCATGCACCGGCCGCTCCCCATTCCAGCCGCGTTCGGCAAGCAGGCCGGTCAGGGCCCCCGCGATCGGGAAGGCGATCAGATAGCCGCCGGTCGCGCCGGTGAAACGGTCGATGCCCGAGGTGCCGTCGGCCAGCACCGGCAGGCCGGCGGCGCCGGCCGCCAGCCAGACCAGAATGGTGAGCCCGCCCAGCCGCCAGCCATAAAGCGCGCCGATCACGAAGACCGCGAAGGTCTGCATGGTCATCGGCACCGGCACCATCGGCAGTTCGGCAAAAGACGAGGCGGCGAGCAGGGCGGCGCCGATCAGCACGGCGGCGCCGCGCCAGCCGATCGGGCGGGCCTCGGGGCGGAGCGGGCTGAAGCTGCGAAGGCTGGTCTCGGACATGGGATGCGGACCCCCTGGATGGCTGCGGTGGGCGAGAAACCGGCCCAAAATGCAACCATAAGAAGGCATGGCCGCGAAATCCATCTCTCAAGTTGATTGTTGTTCGGATTTCTGGTGGCCGATGACGCGGGGGCTTGTTCTGAGATAGTCTAAGATATATCTTGAGACTGTCTGGAAGAGAGGAGTGACGCAGATGCGTTTCGGACACAGGCAGTGCGACCGTCGCGGTCGCGGGTTTCACAGCGAAGGCCGTCACGGGCATGAGAGTGACGGTTTCGACATCGGCTTCGACCACGACATCGGCCATCGCGCGTTTGGCAGTGGCCATGGCGGCGGCCATGGCTGGGGCCGCGGCTTCGGGCGTGGTTTCGGCCGCGGCCGCTCTGGCGAGGACTGGATGTCGGAGCGGGGCGGCCGCCGGCGCTTCTTCGATGCGGGCCAGCTGCGGCTGGTGCTGCTGAAGCTGATCTCGATGCAGCCGCGCCATGGCTACGACCTGATCCGCGCGGTGGAAGAGCTGACCGGCGGGGTGTATGTGCCGAGCCCGGGCGTGGTCTATCCGGCGCTGTCGATGCTGGAAGACATGAACCAGGTGGCGGGCACCGAGGCCGAGGGCGGCCGCAAGGTCTTCGCGATCACCGCCGATGGCGAGGCGGAACTCGCCGCGAATGCGGCGATGGTGACCGAACTGATGGCCCGGCTGGCGGCGATGGCCGAAATGCGCGAGCGGGTGGACACCACCCCGGTCGAACGCGCGATCGGCAATCTGAAAATGGCCCTGCGCGGCCGGCTGACGGCACCCGATGCCGATCGCAAGCTGGCGCTGGAGATCGCCCGGATCCTGGACGAGGCGACGCAGAAGATCGAGCGGTCATGACGAAGAATTCGAGGCTTGCGGTCCTCAGGCGGCGCCATGGTCTTGAGCCGCCGCTCCGCCCCGTTCCCGATCTTCCGACCGCGCCCCTGATGGAGACGCCCCCCATGACGACCACCACAATCACCGTCACCAGCACCGCCGTGGTGCCGACGGCGCATGGCAGCCGCTATCTGCAGCAGCTGTGCAAGCATTGGAGCCACAACCTGACGGTCGAGTTCAGCCGCGAGCAGGGCTCGGTGATCTTCCCCCACGATGCCCGCGGTGCCGCATGGCCGGGCGATGCCCGGCTGCTGCTGGATGCCGGCGACGGCACCCTGACCTGCCGGATCGAGGCCAGCTCCGACGGGCAGCTGGAGGCGCTGAAGGGCGCGGTGGTGCGGCATCTGGACCGTTTCGCCTTCCGCGAGGCACCGCTGCATGTCGACTGGCGGGACGGCGTCTGATCAGGTGGCGCCGGCCCGGCGCGGTGCCGTGGCCGAAAGGATGAGGCCGAGCAGGGCGAAGCCGCCGGTCAGTGCGGCGATCGCCGTCCAGCCGCCATGCTGCCAGAACCAGCCGCCGACCGAGCCGGTGATGCTGGAACCCAGATAGTAGAACAGCAGATAGAGCGACGCGGCATGGCCCTTGGTGGCACCGGCAAGGGGGCCGACCGAGCCGCTGACCACCGAATGGCAGACGAAGAAGCCGGTGGTGACCAGCACGATGCCGGCGATGATCGCGGGCAGGGCCGGCACCAGGGTGACGGCCACCCCGGCCAGCGTCAGCAGAAAGCCTGCGATCAGCAGCGGCCGGCGGCCGAAGCGGTCGCCGAGGCCACCTGCGATCGAGGACGAGACGATACCGAAGCCGAAGGCGAGGAAGATCATCGCGACCCGGGTCTGGCTGAGATCGAAGGGGGCCGCGGTCAGCCGGAAGGTGGTGTAGTTGAACAGGGTCACGAAGATGCTGGTCAGCGCAAAGCCGGTGGCATAGAGCCGGAGCAGCCCCGGATTGCGCAGATGCCCGGCCCAGGCCCGCAGATGGAAGGCGGGTGAGACGCCCCGTGCCGCCACGAAATTGCGCGAGCGCGGCAGCAGGATCAGGAAGCCGATCGCGGCCACCAGGCCGAGGCCGCCCATCACCGCCATCGCCATGCGCCACGAGGTGAATTCCGTCAGCAGCCCCATGCCGACCCGGCCCATCATCGCGCCGAAACCGGTGCCGGCAACATAAAGCCCCATGGCCTTGCCCAGATGGCGCGGCTCGATTTCCTCGGCCAGATAGGCCATGGCCACGGCCGGCACGCCGCCCAGCGCCAGACCTTCGAGCGCCCGGGCGATCAGCAGCCCGTGCCAGCCGGGGCTGAGGGCGGCGGCGAGGTTGAGCGCCGCCGCCGCCGCCATCGAGCCGAACATCAGCCCGCGCCTGCCCAGCGCCTGAGAAAAGGCGCCGGCCAGCAGGATGGAAAGCGCGAGCAGGCTGGTGGTGACCGACAGCGCCAGCGAGGCCGAGGCCGCCCCCAGGCCGAAACTGGTGGCGAAGGCCGGCAGCAGCGGCTGCACGCAATAGATCAGGGAAAAACTGGCGAAACCGGCCAGGAAGAGCGCGACGCCGGTCCGCCGCCAGAGCGTGGTGCCGCGGGTGATCCAGACCGGGCCGTCGGTTCTGACGGCGGCCGGAGCCGGGTGGTGCCGGTGGCGGGCGGGAGCCATGGTGGATTGAAGGGTCATGGAGCAGGCGCTTTCGGGGCCGGGTCTGGTCTTCCGGATATAGCGCTGGCCCT
This genomic window from Tistrella mobilis contains:
- a CDS encoding antitoxin Xre-like helix-turn-helix domain-containing protein; this encodes MQLHPIAPTPFHQQDPAITDAEAGALARATVNLFRAWGLSDAEARNLLGGMAARTWARWKDGEIGRIDRDLRMRMAHLMGIHKGLRYLFREGDRGYAWVRKPNAAFAGKSALDIMMRGELSDLALMRDWLNAERGAW
- a CDS encoding RES family NAD+ phosphorylase — translated: MVSGEAVLRRVCWETTWRIIRSIWPPIDLFEDIADPHDWEALVAVEAKTNPRVRDEVGDLGKVPPARRIGGPGASLVMAPFVHCSPARPGRFTNGSYGIYYAGDREEVALAETIHHHGQFMAATGEAPGWTSDFRALIGAIDRDLHDVNAVPEVLHPTDYAASQAEGAVRRAAGSDGLVWNSVRMPGGQCIGVFWPDVVTIPVQGAHFCYHWNGTRVDFVKRYGTGEILEVR
- a CDS encoding zinc ribbon domain-containing protein YjdM; the encoded protein is MSDQGDDYVYDEATGEWLPASELAASQPEGQAPAGERVVKDAAGNVLADGDQVTLIRDLKVKGTSQTLKQGTVIRSIRLTANDEEIDCRHESIKGLVLRTEFVRKR
- a CDS encoding polyamine aminopropyltransferase: MSEMMPTVYQSDLFIPRYRPISRGRWELRVVSMNMAPGYWTMSALVENMAVLLRDRQSWMSTTPLEIESQEIGVHLARGHVLIYGMGMGWSALASALQDTVTAVTVVEFDPDVIALHEELDLAAQLPEAARAKLKIVQGDAYAYVPDRPVDLLMPDIWLPMLNDGRVDEVRQMQANVQAGAIYFWGQELEIARHAVAAGHALDDDGIAAAIAGMGLPLVGPEHPGYTDKLVAAARRWLRDRWLPGSTPPW
- a CDS encoding TetR family transcriptional regulator C-terminal domain-containing protein, with the translated sequence MARHDDAPRGRRDLILAAAAEVLLTAGLKAATTRMVTDRAGVGTGLLNHYFRWPELRALAWSAIFDAVAGDINDGNRPPAVAMERYLATAFAPDAWIYWRLWIEATDLAGTDTALAEALSTVRQRMQESLAAVLRDGDAAGCWRADAPDATALRLGALYDGLAGLLLSGARGLDTAAAEAHLRTAFRLECGGGG
- a CDS encoding DUF418 domain-containing protein, which codes for MPGPLRTTPARNTAVDTIRLVGLVGICVVNLPFIALPGAAGLVLPDAGLDRLAMLTVETLFQAKFFLLFSFVFGWSFHLQDLAARRTGASPARRHLRRMAALAVIGGLHGILVFPGDILVIYALLGCGLVAVRHLSAPALARLALAMLPLAALCLTVLWVSLPEAAFSQPPAGDALSRRIDEWLSTLGFLLAFQGPLAFGAFCLGLAAGKTGFFAPDHPWQRRLDRALPWLLVIGLPLNLFHAAATGGLLPAEWALATLAGVWALAPGAPILAAAWLALILRLTRRRPLPEILVAAGRNSLSIYVLQGVLGGVTFYLVGHGSVGQARLLVVALPLAGATILALAAWAVIAGRGPLERLLRRMSGA
- a CDS encoding biotin transporter BioY; this translates as MSETSLRSFSPLRPEARPIGWRGAAVLIGAALLAASSFAELPMVPVPMTMQTFAVFVIGALYGWRLGGLTILVWLAAGAAGLPVLADGTSGIDRFTGATGGYLIAFPIAGALTGLLAERGWNGERPVHALAAMILAHAICLALGAAWLSTKIGLDRAIEHGVLPFIAGGLVKSALAVAVLMLLARRSSGDRSAGRR
- a CDS encoding PadR family transcriptional regulator, which produces MRFGHRQCDRRGRGFHSEGRHGHESDGFDIGFDHDIGHRAFGSGHGGGHGWGRGFGRGFGRGRSGEDWMSERGGRRRFFDAGQLRLVLLKLISMQPRHGYDLIRAVEELTGGVYVPSPGVVYPALSMLEDMNQVAGTEAEGGRKVFAITADGEAELAANAAMVTELMARLAAMAEMRERVDTTPVERAIGNLKMALRGRLTAPDADRKLALEIARILDEATQKIERS
- a CDS encoding DUF2218 domain-containing protein, with protein sequence MTTTTITVTSTAVVPTAHGSRYLQQLCKHWSHNLTVEFSREQGSVIFPHDARGAAWPGDARLLLDAGDGTLTCRIEASSDGQLEALKGAVVRHLDRFAFREAPLHVDWRDGV
- a CDS encoding MFS transporter, encoding MTLQSTMAPARHRHHPAPAAVRTDGPVWITRGTTLWRRTGVALFLAGFASFSLIYCVQPLLPAFATSFGLGAASASLALSVTTSLLALSILLAGAFSQALGRRGLMFGSMAAAAALNLAAALSPGWHGLLIARALEGLALGGVPAVAMAYLAEEIEPRHLGKAMGLYVAGTGFGAMMGRVGMGLLTEFTSWRMAMAVMGGLGLVAAIGFLILLPRSRNFVAARGVSPAFHLRAWAGHLRNPGLLRLYATGFALTSIFVTLFNYTTFRLTAAPFDLSQTRVAMIFLAFGFGIVSSSIAGGLGDRFGRRPLLIAGFLLTLAGVAVTLVPALPAIIAGIVLVTTGFFVCHSVVSGSVGPLAGATKGHAASLYLLFYYLGSSITGSVGGWFWQHGGWTAIAALTGGFALLGLILSATAPRRAGAT